The window GCCCGGGCGGGCGCGCCGTCATATGTCGTCATTGCCGTTCTCCTTCATCGCCCGGAGCCCTCCCAGGGCGAAGCGTGTCATGTGCGCGGCCACACGGTCGATCTCGCCGTCCTTGGCCAGCGCGAGGGAAAAAAAACCGGGGTCGGAAACAAAGCCCAGGAAATAGATGACCACCTGGGCCAGGCAGCTGTCCACGGCGTCGCGCAGCCGGGTACCCTCCACGGGCCCCAGCTCCGCATGCACCAGGGGGCGCAGGTGGGCCTCCATGGTCGTATAGTTGCGCATGCTTTCCGGCGACTGGGCAAGCCCCGCCTGGATCAGCTCGCCCAGCCAGACCCTGGCCCGGCCATAGGCCGCCTGGGGGTCGCTGGCGCCCCGGAACAGGCGCAGCAGCATGGCGCGGTAGAAACCGCGCAGCCGCTCGGCCACCGGGGCCTCCGGGGCCGCAAGCCCCCCGTCCAGGGGAAAGCGCGCCTCGGCTTCGGCCTGCCAGGCCTGGAGCACCATGCGGTACAGCTCGCGCTTGTCGCGGAAATGGTAGTTCACGGCGGCCACGTTGGCCTGGGCCTGGGCGCAGATGCCGCGCACGGTAGCCTTCTCGAAACCTTCCTGGGCGAACACGTCCGAGGCGGCGGCCAGAATCCTGTCCCTGGTCGGGGCCGGCACCGTTTCGCTGACGCTCATGGCAACACTCCTGATGGATCTTGAACTCTCTTAAAACAGCGTTTCAATTTTAGTTTGAAGCCATGTATGAATTCGGGCAGGGAAAGTCAAGGCAGGGAATGTTAAGATTAGTCATGGCCTTATATTCCGG is drawn from Desulfocurvus vexinensis DSM 17965 and contains these coding sequences:
- a CDS encoding TetR/AcrR family transcriptional regulator, producing MSVSETVPAPTRDRILAAASDVFAQEGFEKATVRGICAQAQANVAAVNYHFRDKRELYRMVLQAWQAEAEARFPLDGGLAAPEAPVAERLRGFYRAMLLRLFRGASDPQAAYGRARVWLGELIQAGLAQSPESMRNYTTMEAHLRPLVHAELGPVEGTRLRDAVDSCLAQVVIYFLGFVSDPGFFSLALAKDGEIDRVAAHMTRFALGGLRAMKENGNDDI